One Streptomyces hundungensis DNA segment encodes these proteins:
- a CDS encoding DUF881 domain-containing protein, with the protein MCGMPQQPPVRSTPSPPPRPDASMSLLTNVTDHALDDGYAEATARREAEGGAGMPRTLKAKLGLAAGLVLAALVVTVGAAQARFTAPVVAKERQELINRVESATKAADKLQDDVDGLRTEVGDRQRKALEKHGGDQGELVALLSGATEVHGPGVKLVVDDAKETAQGDGSRPRESTTFADTGRVRDRDMQRVVNGLWQSGAEAIAINGQRLTSFSAIRAAGDAILVDNRPLVPPYTVLAVGNGNKLSTDFQDSADGQYLHVLQQNYGIRASVSAEGDVRLPAAPSLTVRTAKPMATGAGKGAAATGKGTS; encoded by the coding sequence ATGTGCGGCATGCCGCAGCAGCCCCCCGTTCGGAGCACACCGTCTCCGCCCCCGCGCCCCGACGCGTCGATGTCGCTGCTGACCAATGTCACGGACCACGCGCTCGACGACGGATACGCGGAGGCGACCGCGCGGCGCGAGGCCGAGGGCGGCGCTGGGATGCCGCGCACGCTGAAGGCCAAACTGGGTCTCGCGGCCGGTCTGGTGCTCGCCGCTCTCGTGGTGACGGTGGGGGCCGCGCAGGCGCGCTTCACCGCTCCCGTGGTCGCCAAGGAGCGCCAGGAGCTCATCAACAGGGTCGAGTCGGCGACCAAGGCCGCCGACAAGCTCCAGGACGACGTGGACGGGCTGCGCACCGAGGTCGGCGACCGACAGCGCAAGGCCCTGGAGAAGCACGGTGGTGACCAGGGCGAACTGGTGGCGCTGCTGTCCGGCGCGACGGAAGTGCACGGACCGGGCGTGAAACTCGTCGTCGACGACGCCAAGGAGACCGCCCAGGGCGACGGCAGCCGGCCGCGCGAGAGCACGACGTTCGCGGACACCGGCCGGGTGCGGGACCGGGACATGCAGCGCGTGGTCAACGGGCTGTGGCAGTCCGGCGCGGAGGCGATCGCCATCAACGGGCAGCGGCTGACATCGTTTTCGGCGATCCGGGCCGCCGGCGACGCCATACTGGTCGACAACAGGCCCCTGGTGCCGCCGTACACGGTCCTCGCGGTGGGTAACGGCAACAAGCTGAGCACCGACTTCCAGGACAGCGCGGACGGTCAGTACCTGCACGTGCTCCAGCAGAACTACGGGATCAGGGCGAGCGTTTCGGCCGAGGGCGACGTGCGCCTTCCGGCAGCGCCGAGCCTGACCGTGCGTACAGCAAAGCCAATGGCCACGGGCGCCGGCAAGGGCGCGGCCGCCACAGGGAAGGGCACATCGTGA